From Juglans regia cultivar Chandler chromosome 9, Walnut 2.0, whole genome shotgun sequence:
GCGCAACGACGACATTGGAATTTAAAAGGGTCGCGGCTTGGATTCCCTCGTGGCGGTTAACGACGGCACGATAGGAGCTGAGATTggaaggggaagagaatgggtgggGTGGTGTTGGCCACGCTGGCGTGCGGCGGTGCACTAGAGGGGATGAAGAAATAGACGGACCGCGGCTTGGATTCGCTCGTGGCGGTTAACGGCAgcacgagaggggctgagattggaagggaaGGAACGCCggccggaggggaagagaatgagaagGACGGTGTCGGCCACGAATGCATGCGACGACGCACTGCAGGAGATGAAGAAATGgacgggggagaggggaggaggaGCTCGCGTGCGGGAGAAACCAAAggcaaaatgggaagaagaaCAGGGGCAAAATCGAAATTTGGGAATGGAAGTAGgggcaaaaaggaaaaaaaagtgttaGACGAAAAACTGTTCATCCAACATTcgcactttatatataagtagatatatatatatatgtatgaaaaattatactcgtCATCTCTAATTAAtgggatttataaaataatactatttatatattaattcagatcatctaaaattatctcaaaatccTAACGAAAATTAAAGAGATGGACAGTGTTTTTTGTGTCAACTCTCTGTTTTCCTGTCATTTCTCAAAAGGACCATATTAGGTTGCACACAAAATTTACACACTATaatacaaatgattttttttttcttttaagcattttttaaatatctttaaccattaaaaaaattaaaaaatatataaattcactaatagtcatattttttaattattaaaaaaaattaaaatatagaaatcaGCATATttaatgaatatatttaaatttaaaatgcataCTAGCATTTTCTTGCGGATTGAAAAGGTGACAGATACCAAGAAACTCTGGCAATTTAGGacaggtttgggaggtgggatgagacacaaaattctcatctcatctcatctcatcattacaccttttttaaattttcatacaaaatataataaaaaattcaactttttcaaattccaattcaactttttcaaatctcaatacaataataatactaaaacataatattttaaacatcaaaacaaaacataaaattctcatctcacacCCCAAACATGCCCTAGTCGCCGGGTTAATCTCTTTTAGGTTTGggaagtaaaataataataaaaataaaaataaaagaaaataattataaaatgttaaataataataaatagaataataaataataaataataatagatattttaagaatattaccTGTACCCAACGAGCTATCCCACTGCACATATCTGTGTGCGTGGCCGaaggtttgaactttgaacagTGCAAGTTTCAAAGCAAGAAAACGTGCGATGACATATGCACGTGGAACTTAATTCCCCATGCAAAAGCAAACGTGAATAGTACTGCAGgccaaaaaaaagaagagtaatatagaagagtaatgctacatactgtcgtggaatgcgcaaacgtcgtgcagtcactttgaaaaagagtgaggtccactattaaaaaattaatttcttttcaggtgggtcccttatttattcactttttttcaaaacgactgcacggcgactgcacgctcacgactgcaagtatcatttctcaatataGAATACTCTGAATTCcgaatttcgatatttttagcCCCACTATTATTAAAGGAAGGAAGGAAGCCAGCTTACTCTTTGAGTTTGCGTATGATCTgtagatttgaaattttatatagcGTAATTTGGAAGAAAGTTgtacaattttgttttttagataatagtttaatctcaatttgtcaaatataatattttaacttgcTAGAATATTCATGAacaccaaaaaataatattttttgttgtgtgtattacaattttaaataaaatacttttcaaaaaaatgcatttgatTCATATTGTAATATgacaattttttctattaaagtGTAATGAATTAATTAGTATATGGTTAGTTGAATATTGTACTAATCtggtatatattaatattattatatataaattaatataatacttataatgtgaaataatcaatttatctcaaaagtttaaactaaaagaaagaaatagatttaattatttgtattatatttttaacacttcttTTCACATGTGGGTTAAATTTTCTCTCGATAAGTGAATtcaacatgtaaaatatttaattaaatgaatagaGTTAAAATTCGAATTCAGACATCTGctatgatattatataaaataactacttatttcaaaattttaagataatgaaaatatataaatttaattatttgtattataaattgcaattgatgaataatatttttgtactgTTGCTAAATGTAATGAAATGAATAGATATACTTAACAATTAAGTTATGTTGAAGAATCAAACTGATTGAGGTGCGTTTTTACGTATTGAAAACGACAATCACTTATTCCGTCAGTTTCCAAAGCAATACAGTACTATCGGCATGGGGAGTGAATAATGGAGTTTTCATTTTATTGGAATGACAGAGACCATTCCTCCAATTGTATTTTGTCGAGATCTAAGCAATAGATCATCCATCAATGCTTGATAATGGTTCACatcataaataaatgataaataatatttataattataaaatatataaatatcgtgcactatttttaaaaaaattaataaatataaaatatacataaaaaaaaaaattttaatagtagactcaatttttttaaaaaataaatatttgacgCTTGTACAAACTATAATAATATCCAGtatcacttatatatatatatatatatatatatatatatatagagtagaGCTAGAGTAGGCTGGCTATTACCAAAATAAACCAACCACTTTTAGgatgcgtttagatgttgaattgaattgaattaagttgagttgagatgataaaatattattaaaatattattaaaatattattattattattttagaatttaaaaaaattaaattatttattatattttatattaaaatttaaaaaaattgtaatgataagttgagataagtttagctTCCAACAAAGGCTTCGTTATGAAGGTTTCGTTTGGAAGCTGCCTTCGTTGGAAGCTAACAACGAATACCCAATAATGAGATTTTtataacaataaagaaaaaaacacaaaagaataAGAACTCAAAAGGTCTTAACCAATTTGTTTCTGTATTTTTCGTTCAAAGAAGACTACCAACAGTGTGGTCAGATAACTCTTTCCTTTCTTGCCTAATGTTTGAACTCCTCTTGTTGTGTTGTATCACTCTTaatatggtatcagagtaaTAAGCTCAAATTCTGAATCTCGCTCCCTCTCCAACCTCGAAAACAACCCCCACCATCCCGCCAGTCCGTTCTTCATCCAACCTGGAGAAGGAGCCTCTTCCCCCTTGGTTGGTTCTCGATCTCCTAACAACTGAGAACTATGTCACCTGAGCAAGGATTATGCGTCGAGTTCTGaacatcaaaaataaatttggatTCGTTGATGGAAAGATTACCAAACCAACAAATACATCTAACCCTATTTATTCCGCCTGGGAACGCTGCAATGATGTAATAATCGTCTGGATATTACATTATATTAGTTCAGAACATCGATTGAACATTGCTCATGCCAAAACCGTTGCTAACGTTTGGAAAGCCCTACAAGAGAGATTCTCCATCCAAAATTTTCTTCGCATCTTCCAACTTACAAAATCCATCTCTTCATCAACACAAAACACTGATTCCATCAGCCAATATTACAACAAGCTTAAGAGCTATTGGGACGAGCTCGAGATCTACGAACCAATGTCAGCGTGCACCTGTCGAGTAGTTAATACTCTGCTCGAATCTATCCACCGAGGCAAGGTGATGCAGTTTCTTATGGGTCTTGATGATTCCTTTGACTCAGTTCGTGCTCAAATTTTGCTTTATGATCCGCTCCCACCACTCAATCATGTTCTCTCCTTGGTCCAACAAGAAGAGTGATGCCGACAACTCACTCATGCACCTACTCTACTTGCCATGGTCACTAAAGGACTAGATTCTCACAACCAGCCAAACTCCCGAAGGGAACGCTTATTTTGCTCTCACTGCAACATCCATGGACATTCCCTAGAGCGTTACTTCAAAGCAAATCCAAATCTGCATGTGTGTTCACACTGTCGTATACCTGGACACacgaaagaaaaatgctataagTTGAATcgattcccccccccccccaggaCACAAGAATAACTCCAAGTTCAAATCATCAGTTAACCAATCTTCACTTGTACAATATACAATCAATCATGGTCCACCTATTACTCAAGAGTAGTATGGTCAACTCATTGCCTTGCTCAACTCCTATCAAAATGATGTTGTTATCCATGTTGCCACCAACGCTCATACTAGTTCCTCATCCATGTCTGGTATTTCCTTTTCCAATGTTACACGCGCACACGGTCATATCTCACACACCACCAACACTTGGATTATCGACACCAGAGCTACATATCATCTATAGCCCCAAATTCTTCACCCACAATGTTAATCCAATTCGTCAAACCATCAAGCTTCCAAATGACGCTTCCAACACTGCCACACATATCGGTGATGCGTATTTGTCCACTGATTTAATTCTTCCAAATGCATTATTCTAGGTGCATATTAGGTGTTTGATGAATGGTTTCCTTGAACTTCAATACTTCgtgtaaaacaagaaaattgttgTCGCATCTTGCTAGTCCCGAAGGACTGAGGATACTTCATAATTAAGTTAGTCGCTCTTTTCTTATCTCTAGTGAAATTCAAGAGAGACATAATGAGAatattttcttcccttttaCCCTCACCCTTTATAGTGgcattttatgggattttcaccaTGCAGTAAAGCTCTTTGAGtggggttttgtttttttttttttaaggttttgctataatagttttattgaaaaagcaaaataaaacaaaaatatggttttaattatcgtaataaaaaaaaattaattgtcatTCAATATCAAGactgttgatttttttttattgacaccgGGTGCCTAGGATGCTTGCACAAGCCCTGCAAAGAATTTCTTACAAGTGCACCttggataaatttataaaagaaaaattctctcaTCCGATAGCTCCTAATGATTGTTTGCACTTAGTGAAATTCAAACTTTGTACCTTCGAAGGAGTATACCTTCAAAACCAAAGGCCTTTACCACTCCATCCAACCATAGGGGTTAAGAGTTGATAGTTCACAGTTGATGGTTGATAGAATCTCTTACCCTCCTAATCTGAAGTTTCGGCGAAACTTCCTTGtatgaattaattattagtagATATGTTCTCTATTGGTTTCTTTGGATGAGTGAATCTCATTATTATGGCCGGACCAAAGCTTTAAAACTAAGATAATAAAACCTATTTATCGAACTAAGTTTTCTGCGATCCCTAAAAACGCCTGATATATTGCTACTTATCAAATGAACTAATTTACgaaagaaattaatgaatagCAACATACGTGGCCGGTGGCCCACCTACGTTGCCGAGAGAGTGagactgtgagagagagagagagaggatgtgCACTGCTTGAGGAGGACCTGACACCCCAAGCACTAAAAAATATGGAGAACGGCACATCTAGTCTTTAACACATTCATTATTCATGTCACtcaaaaaaaaggaatttgCATGGCCAAATTCTCCATTTTTTGGGGTTGGAGAAGACATCTAAACtagttttcctttattttaggaAATAGGCCCCATCTGGGCAAACAGTCACAGAAACCAGCTGGGGAAACTAGCTGCGCCTCCGTCCTCGATATAAGATGGGACACCTGAGCTCGAGTTATATATTATGTGACCGTATTAACAGGAAGCCAAGTGATTGGTTTCTCGGATTAATACCAACAGTATCTCATTATTCAGCTTTAAAACAAAACGTTGGGGGGGAGGGGGTACCAATTCGATACCAATTCCTGTGAGTGCAATATGAATAATACCCATCAGAATCATATTGcagtattcaaaatattggccAGATTGCACAACTGATCACGATAAAGTCGCCACAAGCGATGGTTCCACTAAGCCTTTAACTGGGGCTAAAAAGGGGTAAAACACACCAAAGAAGCCCCTACGCCTCAAAATTTGACGTCCGTTGTCCATGTACCCTGAACACTAGGGTGTTTGGTTACGTGTCTTGTCTTCAATTTCACCGCCTTTCTTCCCAATGCATTCCTTAACCGGGTTGCATGTAGAAGGATGTCTTCCGGATCCATATTCTTCACACATATCACCCGCTCATTTTTGTTCCCTGGGTATTTGGTTCAAGAAATTGTTGTTTAAAGCATACAACGTGTTTTGCAGTAAAttcaaatgagagagagagggtggggaAGTCTTACGGTAAAAGCCTTTCAAATGCGGATGCTGACCACGAATGAGTTCAGTGACAACTTCTAACCGAGGATTTTTCTCTCTAAATGCCGGTAGATGTGAGTCCATTAATGCCCTGCCATATTGGTTTCTTAAATGTTAatgcattaaatattaaaatgaaaagggGATCACTAGATTTACAATATTCCAGTGCTCACAAAAGAACACCGGTTTTGACAAGTTTGGATGAATATTTACACAATAaacagaaaaaaacaaaaaacaaaagattgaTCAGCCCTTGGGAACAAGGGCAAACCCCCTATGCAGAAGAGGGGGGAGGTATGGGGCGGTGTTTGACTTTGTTCAGTGAAAactttatagtatatataggtTCAGAATCCAGTTtcttttgaggaattaaattcCAGCTTATCTTCAGAGATCTTTAAAATGAGTCATCTCGGTATTACTACTACTCTCAATTGTTTGTAGCAACATCCAGAGACTTTGACAAAAAAGTAgttaaagaaaaagataacCCTACTTCAGAAAGCAGATACAGTAGGAAAGCAAAATTATATAACATAGTTGTATAATTTTACAGAATTTGCATGACCAACTGAGCCCATTAAAAcaagcaaatgaaaaaaataaataaataaacgaagAATCAGTCCTCTAGATGGAACGAAAACCCATAGCGCACAAAATTCATTCAATTACGATTTCCAGTCCACTTCCTGAAGTTCTAAAGTTCTAAGAGCTAGATGCTTCAAAAATGACGGGCACTCCCATATTACCAACTTTTTCAAGATGGATGTAATAAATGTATGGGTAGACACTGTTTTCAGGACTGAGACCAAGCTAGCTTCTTTCTCTTTCATAGTAAATGAGCTTTTGATCTGCTGCTAGGAATATACAGAGAGGCCTAGGGTTACAAAGTCTAAGGAATTTCCCTTGGCCAACTATTTGATGCCCTAGGCTACCATTATGTGCATACATTAAACATGCCCTTAGTTGTCATTGCTCTTAGACAATCATCACTCCAATACGAaaaccaaaaacccaaaaaaaaaaaaggaaaacaagcCTATATAAAGTGATAGTTGTCATTGCTATTGCACATTATCCAGACCAAttccacattatatatatttttctgaatAATGTTCGACACCAAAAACAGATCAATTCCACATTGTCCAGCATAGTCACATTTGATGGGTACACATCACTATCACCCGGAGGAACTTTTCACAGAAATTcctatttgtttcatttttttgggaAATTCCTCTTGTTTCGAGTAAAAAGTTATAAAGTACAATAGTCAAAATGCGTTGAGGTCAAGAACTTGGGGCTTCCAAGAAAGCAAGGTACACACCATAAACTTCCTCTTCAAATATCAGTCTAATAACTCACAAAACCAGGCAATAGACCAAACCATtattaaaagaaggaaaatctgCTTAGTCCCCTCAATGTTACCACTCAAAGTTACTGctcgaatattttaattttttttattattttacttagtgattaaagaagtgattattagtgaagttgtatattttttttaattttttgtcaattgttaaggatgttaaaaaattatttacaaaaaaaaaataataaaaaaaaacaaactgcaCATTTGTGCAAGCAGTACACCCAGCATAAGTACTGGGCGGCCCACTAGCACCACCACTAGCAccacccttaaaaaaatatgctgAAAAGGCAATCATAAGAGAACTACATTATGGTCCAGATTATACTGCAAAAACTAAGGTATTCTCAATCATCGTCTTGCAGTTCAATCAGTTTAtcttaataaatactaattttcaACAATCAGTAAATACATATGAGACGATTAGCTTAGAAGGCATACCCGATGCCCCTGCTACTTCCACCCCAATCAGAATAGCTCACAATCAGCTTTTGTAGTTGCCAAACACCTCTCAAAGCCATCTAACTTCAAACGTGATGGGTtattaaacttaaaatttctAATGATAAAACAATATGAATCAAGAAGAGTTAGGCCCGCTTGGAACTTAGActgtctaattttaaactgagtctaacattcaaacacttaACTCTTATAtcactaaacttatctcaactcaaaacctatTTACACGTGGTACTCacaaactttttcaacttctcataaatatatctaaattcatctcaaacacgtctaaactcatcttaggtggactCCACAAAACCCTTTTCACCATTTcaataaagaactcaactcagctcaacatccaacgGGGCCTTAACCTCAAATACGAAAAGTAACTTGGAGTAGCTACTGAGCATATGGCAGAGCGTAATGCGAGCGTAATGCGAATACTATTATTTTGGTCGTAATTtgtcaaaaggaaaaaacactTCTCATGTACTATTTCTTGGAGCAACCTCAAGAATTTCATAAATGTATAGAACATATTAGGTGGTAGGCTGGTAGCAcaacgaaaataaaaaaagaggttgtttcatttttcattgCAAATCAAAGCCATGAATTTCGGAGAGAGAACAGGTTGCGATGAGATTGCCGTAGGTCTTACCTTAGTCTCGTTATCGCATCAAGGGCGGTCGGTGAGATAGAGTTCAGCTAGAAGCGGCAGAGAGCTATCATGTGCGCTCGGCGCGGCGGAAAGGGGGGATGTGTGCGACAGGTTTAACAAACTCTCATGAACTGCTCTCTTCGACCGCCGCAACTGAGATCCGTTTATTAGATTTATTGGAGgaatgcttaattaatttatgatttaggttgtgtttggatgttgaagtgagttgagttgaattgagttgagatgagatgagatgataaaatattgttagaatattattttttaatattattattattttgagatttgaaaaagttgaattctttattatattttgtattgagatttgaaaaaattgtaatgatgagttgagatgagtttggtaaccaccCTTATTCTTCCTTGTTTACACAACGTCACCGTGTAATTAATACGTGATTTTTCATTTGAGAAATacattaaacacaaaaaaatcatataaaaataattatataaattaatataatttaatgtgaatcgtcagattataaaattatttttattttaaaataaatttaacaaattacataaaattacttaaatttatgaaattatttttatataatctttgtaTTATTGAAATTCGTAACaattatcttttcatttttatccttatgttttaatgtttaaatgCATGTATGTCTAGAATTTGGAACCCATCTGAGCAGGAAACTCTAGCAcagctctcactctctcccttttctctctagaGTAGCACCCCTCAAAAAACCCAGACTAGAGGAGGGGGTTTGGAGTTTCGGCTCCTCATCCCTcatctcttttctctctagtttttttcttttattcttttttatttttgtgtgtcTATCTTTCAAAGTAGGGCAACATGTCGATATGTTGTTCTCTAGAGCCCAACAACCACCACACGCCCCACCGTAAGTTTCCCAATGCATCGATCATTTAAACGGGCAAAGAATCTCGTCAAACAGAGTAGCCACTCGCGCGGTCTGAAGTGTGCGCGTGACATTCACGCGCCACCACAAGAGGAGCTCTACTGCCGCCACACGTAGCATTTCTAAACCAGGGTCATTGGTTTCTTCAGACTCGACTACCCGCTGTACTTTCGCTATTTTCTCATGTatcatttacattttttgttatttcctttgttttaagttaataatgaaatagaaataatttattGGACATTTTGTTCATAAAGTGAAAGTCATATCCTCTTCTGGAGGGTGAGATTTGAAATCTCTGCTTTAGGCAGAGTGAAGacggtttgtctgtagagagttttagaagttaagaccaTACCAGTCACAAAACAAATTTGTGTACTGGTAGAACCCCAACCGTAAGTAGTTGGTTTGTAATCTAGatttttccttatatatatcGGTCACAGTTATAactttgttttcataaataaatgcaGTCTATttcccataaatatatatatatatatatgtatgtctaaatttcatattatgatttt
This genomic window contains:
- the LOC109022197 gene encoding 54S ribosomal protein L51, mitochondrial; the encoded protein is MALRGVWQLQKLIVSYSDWGGSSRGIGALMDSHLPAFREKNPRLEVVTELIRGQHPHLKGFYRNKNERVICVKNMDPEDILLHATRLRNALGRKAVKLKTRHVTKHPSVQGTWTTDVKF